The Fulvivirga ligni genome window below encodes:
- a CDS encoding acyltransferase family protein: protein MDNTKLATKPHYQILDGLRGVAAIIVVFFHLTEPLATGHLDNVVNHGYLAVDFFFLLSGYVIGYAYDDRWGKLTTGGFLRRRLERLQPLVILGMTLGAIGFYFTDSTIWPLIHTVPFWKLMVVLLIGYTLLPLPLSMDIRGWQEMHPLNSVGWSLFFEYVANILYALGLRKLSNKALTVFVILCGALLVHLAVTSPNGDVAGGWTLNFEHMRIGITRTLFPFFGGLLLQRVAKPKQIKNAFLWCSLLLAVVLFMPRIGGAEHLWANGLFESICIIIIFPLIVYMGASGVVHGKNENKICQFLGDLSYPLYMTHYVLVYFYVAWVSNHSGITLAGAWPYALLTFAGAIVLAYVSLKWFDEPVRAWLRKKLR from the coding sequence ATGGACAATACAAAACTGGCTACCAAGCCACATTATCAAATCTTAGACGGACTTCGTGGGGTTGCGGCTATCATCGTAGTATTCTTTCATCTTACAGAACCATTGGCCACGGGCCATTTGGATAACGTGGTTAATCACGGTTATCTGGCAGTAGATTTTTTCTTTCTACTATCTGGTTATGTTATCGGTTATGCCTATGATGATAGATGGGGTAAGCTTACCACCGGCGGCTTTTTGCGTCGCAGGCTGGAAAGGTTACAGCCATTGGTTATTCTGGGTATGACACTGGGGGCAATAGGTTTTTACTTTACAGATTCCACCATATGGCCGCTTATTCATACGGTTCCATTTTGGAAGCTGATGGTAGTGTTGCTTATCGGTTATACACTACTCCCGCTACCACTTTCCATGGATATTCGCGGTTGGCAGGAAATGCACCCGCTCAATAGTGTGGGCTGGTCTCTATTTTTTGAATATGTAGCCAACATTCTTTATGCCCTTGGGCTAAGAAAACTTTCCAATAAGGCACTTACTGTTTTTGTGATACTATGTGGAGCCTTGCTGGTTCATTTGGCTGTAACCAGCCCTAACGGTGATGTAGCTGGCGGCTGGACGCTCAATTTTGAACATATGCGTATAGGAATAACCCGAACCCTGTTCCCCTTCTTTGGTGGTTTGCTGCTTCAGCGAGTGGCTAAGCCCAAGCAAATAAAAAATGCTTTTTTGTGGTGTAGCCTGCTCTTGGCTGTTGTGCTATTCATGCCCCGAATAGGTGGTGCAGAGCATCTTTGGGCTAACGGTCTATTTGAATCTATATGTATCATTATTATATTTCCACTTATCGTATACATGGGGGCTAGCGGCGTGGTACACGGCAAAAACGAAAATAAAATATGCCAGTTTTTAGGCGATCTTTCTTACCCATTATACATGACACATTATGTGCTGGTCTACTTCTATGTAGCCTGGGTGAGTAATCACAGCGGCATTACCCTGGCAGGAGCATGGCCATATGCATTACTGACATTTGCCGGTGCTATAGTGCTTGCATACGTTAGTTTAAAATGGTTTGATGAGCCTGTAAGAGCTTGGTTAAGGAAGAAGTTGCGATGA
- a CDS encoding DUF6980 family protein — protein sequence MNKLHCCEMMDYHTSFHCSRHKDKYECPDTLIDYSSQTKSYRVIIHDGGTSGIEMNYCPWCGTKISPNED from the coding sequence ATGAATAAATTACATTGTTGTGAAATGATGGATTACCACACTTCTTTTCACTGTAGTCGTCATAAAGATAAATACGAGTGCCCTGACACTTTGATTGACTATTCTTCACAAACTAAATCTTATAGAGTTATCATTCATGATGGTGGTACTTCAGGAATTGAAATGAATTATTGTCCATGGTGCGGTACTAAAATTTCACCTAATGAAGATTAA
- a CDS encoding S41 family peptidase → MSSKTLIIALIVCLTSQFSFSQKPDQLTDTEKLYGLSKFWQEVNYNFVYLYKIDKADWDQQYREAISQVLETKNDYEYYRVLQRLSAYLKDGHTNVWFPKSIRDKVSSTDFGDYKIVLKSIENKAIIVQINDDKKKDLPPGSEIIKINGLATQEYIDEMVKPFISTSSPHVLLDLSVQYLLEAYEGTEYDIEVRTPKGKVKELHLIAGASGEVKMYPEQEEAQLLEFKWQEKGVAYLAFNSFSDWKIMDLFSEIKPELDKAEKLIIDLRNNGGGNDAVARELIKYLTNDTLLYRAKSQTRQHIPAYKAWGRKVSVQDTSRQSFLKDYYLANHDLLFYSLSSEAYNTSNLNIDRIEIPTAILIGHLTASAAEDFLVYADNQEHMVTFGVPSFGSTGLPMNFELPGGGVARVCVKKDTYPDGREFVGMGIQPDVLVETSLSDFLSHKDPVLAKALEYLEKLK, encoded by the coding sequence ATGTCTTCAAAAACTCTGATAATAGCCCTCATTGTGTGTCTTACGTCTCAATTTAGTTTTAGTCAGAAACCTGATCAGCTCACCGACACCGAGAAGCTCTATGGCCTTTCAAAATTTTGGCAGGAGGTGAATTACAATTTTGTCTACTTGTATAAGATAGATAAGGCTGATTGGGATCAGCAATATCGTGAGGCCATAAGTCAGGTTTTGGAAACCAAAAATGATTATGAATATTATAGAGTGCTACAAAGGTTGAGTGCCTATCTGAAGGACGGGCATACCAATGTCTGGTTTCCGAAAAGCATAAGAGACAAAGTATCTTCCACTGATTTTGGTGATTATAAGATTGTGCTTAAAAGCATTGAAAATAAAGCCATTATAGTCCAGATAAATGACGATAAGAAGAAGGATTTGCCACCAGGTAGCGAGATTATAAAAATAAATGGCCTTGCTACTCAAGAGTATATTGATGAAATGGTTAAACCATTTATATCTACCTCATCTCCACATGTTTTATTAGACTTATCAGTGCAATACCTGCTGGAGGCATATGAAGGCACTGAGTATGATATAGAAGTGAGAACACCTAAGGGAAAAGTAAAGGAATTGCATCTTATCGCGGGTGCATCTGGGGAAGTGAAAATGTATCCGGAGCAAGAGGAAGCTCAGTTGTTGGAGTTTAAATGGCAGGAGAAAGGTGTAGCTTATCTGGCCTTTAATTCATTTTCTGACTGGAAGATTATGGATTTATTCTCAGAGATAAAGCCCGAGCTTGATAAAGCTGAAAAGTTGATTATTGACTTAAGAAATAATGGTGGAGGTAATGATGCTGTGGCTCGAGAACTCATCAAATACCTCACTAATGATACGCTTTTGTATAGAGCAAAATCACAAACCAGACAGCATATTCCAGCATATAAGGCTTGGGGGCGCAAGGTTTCTGTGCAGGATACGTCGAGACAATCATTTTTGAAAGATTATTACCTGGCCAATCATGATCTGCTGTTTTATTCATTGTCTTCTGAGGCCTATAACACCAGTAATTTAAATATTGACCGCATTGAAATACCCACGGCTATTCTAATTGGTCACCTAACGGCTTCAGCAGCAGAAGATTTCCTCGTTTATGCTGACAATCAAGAGCATATGGTCACTTTTGGAGTGCCAAGCTTTGGAAGTACAGGGCTGCCTATGAACTTTGAGTTGCCTGGTGGTGGCGTGGCAAGGGTATGTGTGAAGAAGGATACTTACCCTGATGGTCGGGAATTTGTCGGTATGGGCATTCAGCCGGATGTATTAGTGGAAACGTCTCTGTCTGATTTCTTGTCACATAAAGATCCGGTGCTTGCTAAAGCGCTGGAATATCTGGAGAAATTGAAATAA
- a CDS encoding RidA family protein, with protein sequence MTPQENLTKYGYLLPNVSTPGGSYLSVNVRDNIAYVAIQFPILNEEYLYLGRLGDELDTTDGYKAMELCALNVLAQINEKVGFDNIIGLNHIEAYFQSGDDWDDSPKVVNGASDLFVKILGAKGEHSRAIFGVHKLPRNFSVGLTASFTILK encoded by the coding sequence ATGACACCCCAGGAAAATTTAACTAAATACGGCTACCTGCTTCCCAATGTATCTACACCAGGCGGCAGTTATCTTTCGGTTAATGTAAGGGACAATATTGCCTATGTAGCGATTCAGTTTCCTATTCTAAATGAAGAGTATTTGTATCTAGGCAGGCTGGGCGATGAGCTGGATACGACAGATGGTTATAAGGCCATGGAATTATGTGCGCTGAATGTGTTGGCCCAAATCAATGAAAAGGTAGGCTTTGATAATATAATTGGTTTAAATCATATTGAAGCCTATTTTCAATCAGGTGATGATTGGGATGATTCTCCAAAAGTTGTTAACGGAGCGTCAGACTTGTTTGTTAAAATTTTAGGAGCAAAAGGGGAGCACTCAAGAGCTATTTTCGGAGTACATAAGTTGCCCAGAAACTTTAGCGTGGGACTTACCGCTTCATTTACCATCCTTAAATGA
- a CDS encoding YdeI/OmpD-associated family protein — MSADKSSQNLYLPVMPFTDSDAFEVWLAEQHNLSTGIWMRLYKIKSGITSINYAQALDVALCYGWIDGQKKSYDDDSWLQRFTPRRPKSIWSKRNREHIARLTESGRMKPKGLAEVEAAKADGRWEQAYDSASNMVVPEDFLAELAKDKKAEAFFQTLNKANVYAIAWRLQTAKKAETRARRMNVILEKMKKGEKLQ; from the coding sequence ATGAGCGCAGATAAATCTTCGCAAAATCTGTATTTGCCAGTTATGCCCTTCACGGATAGTGATGCATTTGAAGTATGGTTGGCAGAGCAGCATAATTTATCAACAGGCATTTGGATGAGACTGTATAAAATAAAGTCAGGAATTACGTCAATCAACTACGCACAGGCGCTTGATGTGGCTTTATGCTATGGCTGGATTGACGGACAAAAGAAATCGTATGATGATGACTCATGGTTGCAAAGATTTACTCCCCGCAGACCAAAGAGTATCTGGTCCAAAAGAAATAGAGAGCACATAGCAAGGCTAACAGAATCAGGCAGAATGAAGCCAAAAGGTCTTGCTGAGGTAGAGGCTGCCAAAGCAGATGGAAGGTGGGAGCAAGCCTATGATTCTGCAAGCAATATGGTGGTGCCAGAAGACTTTCTGGCTGAGTTGGCAAAAGATAAAAAGGCAGAAGCATTTTTTCAGACACTGAATAAGGCCAATGTATATGCCATAGCATGGCGCCTTCAAACCGCAAAAAAGGCCGAAACCAGAGCCAGAAGAATGAACGTGATCCTTGAAAAGATGAAAAAAGGAGAGAAGCTTCAATAG